A segment of the Prochlorococcus marinus str. SB genome:
TCCACTGAGAAATTATAGATATTTGATCTTTATTTTCATTATTGGAATAATCTGGCAATCCGATTATTTCGAGACTTACTGAAGATTGATGAAATGACAATTTATTTTGCATTATATTAAAAATCGTATAAAAAATTCTTCAACTTTTGATAACCCTGATTTGAGATACAAAAAGATAACATTAGCAATGATTTTATTATAATCTCACCATTTTCAGCTTGATTTAAAAGCTTTTTCACTCTCATACTATCTAAATTAAATCTCTCTTTAATCAACTCAATAAATCTCTTATTGAAATCAGTCCAAATAATTGAATTCTTTTTATTATCTTCTTTAGATTTCAGTATCTCTCTTATATAAGGATATAAATATTTAGACATTTCAACGGTGATTTTAATTAAGGCATCGAATTCGTTTAATTTAATATTATTATTAACATAAGATTTTCTCAATGGATTATTATTCCTTAATTTCCAAATAGTAATTTTATTTGGAAGAACATCATTTAAATCAAGTTTATTTGATAAAGCGTAAAGGGATTGAATACCATTTAAATCAATAGTTTCTAGAATTAATAATAATAAATCAAGTTTCTCTATAGATTGTCTTGATACCTGATTTCCCTTAGTTAAATCTGTAATTGTTCTCGATTAAGATATAAGAAAATTATAACAGAATTATTAATCCATTTTTTGAAATAAAAATGAATATAACTTATCTAGTTCTTCAATAGTTAGAATTCCATAACTCCATAATAATATTGGTAATGGAGTGTTATTTCTTACAGATAATTTTATACCGAGTTCAATAGTTGATTCATCTAAACCTAATACATTAAATAAATAAATTATCATTTCTCTTGATAAATAATTATTCATGAATTTTATTTAATACTTGAGTAAATGAGAGATTTAGTCATTTGATTAAGGACTAATTTTCTTGTAAAAAGAAATTTATTTAAAAGTAA
Coding sequences within it:
- a CDS encoding DUF3038 domain-containing protein, with protein sequence MTDLTKGNQVSRQSIEKLDLLLLILETIDLNGIQSLYALSNKLDLNDVLPNKITIWKLRNNNPLRKSYVNNNIKLNEFDALIKITVEMSKYLYPYIREILKSKEDNKKNSIIWTDFNKRFIELIKERFNLDSMRVKKLLNQAENGEIIIKSLLMLSFCISNQGYQKLKNFLYDF
- a CDS encoding DUF2949 domain-containing protein produces the protein MNNYLSREMIIYLFNVLGLDESTIELGIKLSVRNNTPLPILLWSYGILTIEELDKLYSFLFQKMD